The sequence below is a genomic window from Corythoichthys intestinalis isolate RoL2023-P3 chromosome 12, ASM3026506v1, whole genome shotgun sequence.
ATTGGCAGATTGGGGTGTGGAATTCGtggaaaaatgtgacaaaaagaggaagtgcTATGAACGTATTGTACTAAAACAGCAAATtcacatgtatgcatttaagcgaacagtatacaaataaactccaaactactcacgCGTGGGCTGAATTACATCAATGTAAAGCAATTTCAGAACGagcgtgtagcagcgatgaagcaaattttttttaattttcctttatttaataattgatatgtttattttatatgtcaaaatacttccaaaccacTGACATGTTAGCTGTTAGCCAGTAGTGTTAGCTCGCCGTGTTTTGATaacatcacaagaggactaaggttcttcacataCTTTTCGGTGGTAAACTTACGGCCTTTTgaccgaaaatgcaatttcagCGGTTTTCGGCGCCAAATTTTTGGTCACATCTCTACCCTAGTCGTCGTGACTATGGAGTTCAATGTAAGAAAAGTcacatttccccccccccccgacaaAAGTGGCTCCCACTCTAATGGAACACTGTGCGTCAATTAATTCCGCGAACTGTCAGATCCTCTCAGTTAAAATATATTAGACGTCCTATCTAGTGACAAACTTACAACAAAGTCAAAGTAAAATTACAACAGGagaatgaaaagagccacatgtgaCTCCGAAGCCGCAGTTTGCAGGTGCCTATGAGCGTCAATGGCACGGGAAGAGTTCATCAACACTAGGGCTGCCACGACTAAACAATTATTAAATCAATCGCCAACTATTTTGATTGCAAATTAATTTTTCAGAGAAACCactgacctaaaaaaaaaaaaaaaaggatttaaaaaaaataataataaattaacagcaaaaccctatctggaggtgagagcacgcgagagcagaattaaagacgccatgactttaacaagattttATCGCgtaattaccttgtttcgatccaaaaactccatgtagcatgtatcactgagcgtcaagacacagctctgaatggccacagctggatttttgggggattttatgggtgaaacatggtaatataacaagggtcccgatgcagaaatcgcagacatcaaggagtggtcgagatgttctttatcatatattcacccttttaaatgttgtttttcaatttttctttgcttggatcgattatttatcatctaacatattggagaaaatgcgctagtaacaaaaaaaaaaaaaaatacaattaagcaatagttatgaggtagatacccgtgacttttttacagcaaccatttttttaactgtgacgtaatttgtttaaaagtttaacatatgcgagtgaataattttttgaagtcgtttttcttttttaaacgaaatattagacatcaattaatgatttcaaGCTAAATGATTAGACAGTGATTTCCATATCATTTTAATCAAGCAAAATGAAATATTTCCAAACATCTTTTGGTAAGAAAACCAATAACGTTACATTTTAATAGTCCAACTTTTCTCAGCGCATAGTTTTTGGTTGAAATTTTGAAAGTAACGCTGAATTTAACAGAATAATGAATAACACGTAATTTGAATTTGAGTTGACTAACCGCAAAAATAATCGGTGATTAgtcgactatcaaaataatcGGTTGTGGCAGCCCTTACCGTTCACTTGAACAAATTGCAAATCGCACCTCAAATAAACGACTGATGATAATGACAATGAACCTAACATGCACATTTATGATAAGTAAAAAGACACCAAACACATACCGATGTCCAAATAGGCGATGTCAAAGTTTTGCTCCTTTGCCAGCTCGGTCATCAGCTGAATGTAGTCCGTGTTGGGAATGCTCAGCGGGTTCCTCCTCAGGAGGGAGATTTTCTCCGCCGAAGAGTTCTGAAGGTTTTCGAATCGGACCCTCGGTTTCGGCGTCTGTCAGACGGGGGGGGGGTGAGTCAAGATATCTATATGACGTCTTAAATCGGATGTGTGACATTTAACCCACCCATGTGATTTCAGAGGAGCCTGACAGACTTTGAAGCTTGGCCACCATCTTGTCAGCAGCTGCCTTCTTTGCGGCTTTTTTGGAATTTCCAGATGCTGGTTTTTTATTCAACAGACAAAGACTTATGAATAAGGGCTGTCACCTGACATAGTTACACGTCTCCTACCCGTCTCCGATAGGGACTCCATTGCACAGGTGACGGTGAATTCTCGCCGGTGTGGTGGACCGGTCTCCAGCAGCATTGTGTACTCGGGGAGACGCCAGCCTCTCTGCAAGGACAACTCCTGGAAGGCCCAAGTAACAGATATCTTCGTGATGCACCGTTTTATCAAAAACCTTCCGTAAAACCCCAATAAAAAGCAAATATGGCGCATCTATTTCTTATAAAACGGGAACGTTTTACAGGTTTCTGCCAGCCACTAGAGCTATTATGTACTCTTTAATCCTTTATAGGGCCCAAATTCAATTCATTGGTTGTCATTggcgatcattcgctgccaggctCTCAGAGTCAAGAATGTCTAATGTCGtcgatggcactgaaagatgaataTTTACAGCCAGTCCGCCCAATTTAAatcaattggacatctatgttGTCAATGACAGGCAGTGAGTTAATTAGTATGAAATTGAaaacaaattaataaattgaCTTAACTGTGTTATTATAAGTAAAGATGTccctcgatcgggtccgatcacgtcattttcaaagtatcggaatcggcaaaaaaatatcggacatgcctttttttaatataaatatattttttaattaaatcattttctaattgcattTAAAGTTAGAGACaacatgtcttacactcattcagagtctttagttttggcttaaagtagggctatcaaatttatcgcgttaacggcggtaattacttttttttaattaatcacgttaaaatatttaacgcaatcaacgtatgcgctgcacgacccattcacgcattgttgcgttcaatctataatggcgccgttttacctatatatagagctaaaaggcagcgtaaaatgagtagagtgaattttgacagtctttggtgcctttttttaattgactaaagccttacaatccctctctgaaaaattagaaatatcgtgggaagcaacatGGGGAAGATAGGTAGtagttaatctttttcttaacaccctatgttatttcccaacgcagagaagatatatcaattggtgccactatgcacagtcatggttgcacttcccatcatgcatttgggcagaacagttaaatggctacagtatcatttactgaaagctcaacaaatacactagatggcaatatttagtcacaattagagatgtcccgatcgatcggcgatcacgtcattttcaaagtatcggaatcggcaaaaaaatatcggacatgctttttttaacatatatttattttttaattaaatcgatttctaattgtacttaacgaaacagacataatatgttacactcatccagtgtcTTTAGTttcggcttaaagtagggttatcaaattaatcccgataacagcggtaattaatttaaaaaaaaaaagtatcacgttaaaatatttaacgcaattaatgcatgcgctgcacgacccactcacgcattgtcgcgctcaatctgtaatggcgccgttttacctgtaaagagagctaaaaggcagtgtaaaatgagtagagtaaattttggcagcctttggagacttttttaattggctaaagccttacaatctctctccctacgattagaaatatcgtgggaagcaaagtggggaagaaaggtagtagttgatctttttcttaacaccctatattatttcccaacgcagagaagatatataaattggtagcactacgcacagtcatggtttgctcttcccatcatgcatttgggcagggctacagtatcatttactgaaagctcaaaaatacacacaaatacactagatggcaatattgagtcacaatatacaaagtcacatttatcctttaagaattacaagtctttctatccgtggatccctctcacagaaagaatgttaataatgtaaatgccatcttgaggatttattgtcataataaacaaatacagtacttatgtactgtatgttgaatgtatatattcgtccgagttttattcatttttttcttaatgcattgccaaaatgtatatgatcgggaaaaattatcgggaatgattggaattgaatcgggagcaaaaaaaaaagcaatcggatcgggaaataccgggatcggcagatactcaaactaaaacaatcgggatcggatcgagagcaaaaaaacatgattggaacaaccctaattacaagCCATAACCAGTATGTATGTGTTTGTTTCATTTTGGCTATATttaaatttcattcattcataatgTTATTTATAGATCGATGGATGGCTGGATAccgtattttttcccccctcattttgaatcctgcggcttatagcctacagcggcttatttgttgatttatttgggttaataggtaacactttatttgacagtggcgtcataagactcatAAGACataagtcataattatgacatgacactgtcatgggcattaatgaatgcttatgacagatgtcgttaagtgccatccaccaaattttgtcactaactccatttatatccagctcggatcttttacagccGTTCaacagtgagataatttgccggatgatactaaacaacatctgtcataagcattcattagtgtttatgacagtgtcatattagaaatatgacagtcttataacgccgctgtcaaataaagtaagcATTCATTCGTGCTCATGACAgcgtcatgtcattattatgactgtcttatgagagtcttatggcgctgctgtcaaaaaaagtgttactggtgcgccttatagtccgaaaaatacagtaattataatTGAAACCTgcatccacatatgtggacatcacattttgaacatagcctacatgacccaaaatatgatatccacatatattttctttttatctaCCAAAAATAGTCTCTTTTATCCTATTTTAACACTTTTACACTGTAAAGACCTcctcaatttcattgtacaattgTAAAATGACCATAAAGGCATTCATTCATTGGCTCTATAAAGGGTAAATTAAAACTGTCCAGTCTCTAATGACTATTAACAAAGCGAGTTCCTTACCTGCAGTGTACCCACAGAGTTTGGAGTGCCATTTGATTCTGGTGCAGCATCGTTACTCTCTGGCTTGACAGGAAAGCTCCTGTAGGAACAACGGTAGCATCTAACATAAGTGGTTTCCAAACTAGGGCACGTGGGCCAACTGATGCCTGCTGCCCAGTTATTATTGGCCCGCTGCAAATGAAGTTTTGAGTTCAGCCTACATTCTTTTGCACTTCTCAGCTTTATCATAAGAGGGAGCTAGTCACTCAAACAGTACCTCACCATTAGCTCAGGGGACCAAACTTAAATATGCTGAAATCAATGTAAGAAACTAGAATtgcagtttatttatttatatatatgtgtgtgtgtgtgtgtgtgtgtgtgtgtataatatcAATATACCTtttcccatttttatttattaggaaaaagcagcgagcaggaaggggttatgggggggaCAAAGAGGGAAGGGAgcagacagaagaaaagaacaaacaacaactggAAATACTTTACATGCCTACGCTACCTATTAATATAGTGGTGCAtacacttcataatgatattgacgagtCAGATTTGACCTTCACTGCAccatgccttcaagtagggtgccatctcacaatccgcttcagttattcgcagtcggtcgcagcgacacatgcagcgatacaacgccggatttacgttgaaaaagtacgaaagctataccgcatacaaacaggaaggattgtctctgaAGTGATTTGTTTAGGGATTcacggtaattattatatttttcgtttatcatatttttcgttttttcacaagaattttcaacgtaaaaagctctttgttgtaaggctgctgccacattgtctaacagactagcatcattcttcaacatatttacgtacaataaatgctaactgcactgggttttttttttttttgcttttaaccaagaatcgagaccattttacgtccatatctataaagaattcagggatttaagcatttattcacaagaattttcactggaaaagctccgtttacatatagcggctgccacattgactgacagactagcatcatactttgacatatttacgtaaaataaatgtaaactgcacctttttttttttgcttttcaacaagaatcgagacttttgaCTTCGATATCTATAAAGTATTaagggacttaagcatttattcacaagaagtttCAACGGAAAATCTCTGTTTACATTGGGCGCCCGCCACATTgattgacagactagcatcgcacttcgacatatttacgtaaaataaatgctaactgcactttttttggggggggggcttccAACCAagtatcgagacagttttacgtccatatctataaagaattaagggatttaagcatttattaacaagaactttcaatcaaaaaagctctttgtctgtgattccactcagtcagctttgacagacATGCCACCAATGCAAAATCTATTAATCggcccgcgccccgtcaatctCGTCAATCTCATTATGAGTGGTGGTATCGTTAACCAATTATATTTCCCCGTGGACaccatgggggggggggggggggggggggttctagtAACTGATGAGAAAGAGGAGGGGAGGTGAGTCAAAAGGAGATGCGATTAGGTGGGGTGGAGCGTACATAAATCAGCAACATGTGAATattttgacatcctattctatgttgCCTaaacgctaatcctggcaccgacagTCTCTATACTTGGGTGTATCTAATTGGACTCAGTCATGCGTGAGCCCACTCAGATATGTGATAGTCCAGCAGATAGGCCGCCCCAAGGCCCCGGCACCACCCAAgccaattggggggggggggggggggggcccaaAGGGCCCACCGCCATCCCCCCGGGGACCCcggcggaagcaggagaacgcTGAGAGGCCACCACGGGATGGCGCAGGACCGGAGCCCCCCTATAGAGAAAAGTGTGGAACCCACCTActgccctattactgtggctgccaggtcctgcgccgtgatgggattgtgtggggagggtagtgtaATGTATGCAATAAAATAGGAGTGCCCCGctgagaacaaaaaaaataaatacattttaaatacctGAACCCCCCCGATCCCATTCAACAAAtcaaagtggaaggatttcaaGTCGGCCCTTGCATGCATCCTTTGAGTTTTCTGATGGCAGCCCTCAGAGAAAAAAGTTTGGATACCCCTAATCTGTCGTTCATCGTTATAATCTAGTAGGATTATTCACAGATTATTAGACTTGTTTACTGTAAAAAGTCACTGAATCACCAACAAATGTACTTACATGGCCGTGGTGTCCACCTGTAGCATGCGCAAGGCAACTTCTGCAGCGACATGTTTGGCCGCCTTTTTACTAGAACCTTCGCCTAGAACATAACAATGCAAGATAGCATCATCAAGTATAAAATGATTTCATATAACACCACACACCTGTGCCGCAGACGTCTCCGGCGGTCACGCTGAACACGAAGCTGGGCTGGTGGGCCTCCCCTTCAGCTTTCTCTAGCACGTAGGCggggattttgccatgtttaaCGCCATACTCGTGCAGAATCTGGATTGGGGTCTTGGCGGTTGCGCTGGCCCTCGGGAGTGAGTCTTTATTTGGGCTGTGTGGAGTGACAAGAAAACTTGAAAAACAAATAGGGATTGggcaatatgaaaaaaatgaatgatttccccaccccacccccctttttttttttttaccagattGACCAGCCCTATTTTAAACCTACCGCTGGATTTTCAAAAGTCTGAAAACTttgttgatgtttttttaatccctgcTGGACAAATTAAAGCCACATTTTATCTTTAAATAACTTCGAACATCAACTATGACATCACCAGAATAGTGGCTCCTCCATTTACGGTGCCGACGTAACATATAACCCACGCGAATACAACAATGTTCAGTGAATGCCAATAATTGATGAGCATTTATAGGCCATAAATTATAGaacaaaagtccccttttttgcCTCTTGTATGAAAACGACACTTCACCATATTACGGAAACATTACCTTTCAAACTTGAAAGTAACCCAGACCAAGAATGCCTTGGAATAGCATAATTTTGCAAACACAATTGTGAATTTTGATGATATCCTTCGTCGTCATTCTCATTTAAAAGTTTCACTACCACATCGACGTCGTACCTCGTCAAAATCAAGATAATGAGAATATAGAGTTAGTACGTTGGGGGGCTGACCTGGAGTCGGTAGACGTGATCATAGCCTGGTACGTTTCCTGAGACATTTTTGTGCTTTTGTCACTATCGACGGTTGTTTCGTTaacaattttcaacaaaaacagtATTTATGAGGACATGTTATCTCGGCATAAAAAGAATAATGCAACTATAACGAAACCCGGAGACGATATGCTAAAAACTAAAAAGACTTCATTGTAGTACGCGCCATAGATGTCACATGTATAAAGAGCTAGATTACAAATGCGCGCTCTAAGTAACAGGGACAGCAGTTATTACCTGTCTGCCATTTTGTGTCAGTGCCAGTCGATAATACATAATGGTCAATTGACCGTTTGCTTTGAAACCGATATGTTCAGTTCTTAAACGACGTGGTTTTTAGGTGTCAGAGACGCAGTAAATTAACTGCAttcctaaaaatatttttttcaacatcaagccTGAATTATGGCAATGTTATAAACAAAACAGTTTGAAAATAGGTCAAGTTTTCCTGAGTATTCCGGTGGAGAAAATTACTTTAGGTTCGCTGCAACGAAGCCCGCTTAAAatcactgctttaagatggccgccgGTTACTGACGCCGCCGTCTGAATTTTCGCATACTTCTATCTACATGTGATGTCTATGGAGATGACTAACCGAACCTGTCGTATCAACATCCGGGTTAGCTTTTATCACTTCCTCTAATAGTCGATTAGCGCCCCTTGTTGTCAGGTTACAAAATACATAGCGTGTACAGTACATCATTTGTACGCCTTTTCGACTAGGAAGAACGTGCGTGTGCGTGTTGGTTCTGTGCTTGTGCTTTATTATGGGGCGCCGttggtaaagcagcacatgccgaagattacgacattttctcacatttagcgccacgcagtgttaaaaatgtggtgtgaatgggaaatgtttgcagtcacttttttttttttgcacatttagaacattattttgcaattagcgccacgcagtgttaaaaatgtggtgtgaatgggaaatgtttgcagtcacttttttttgcacatttagatTATTTTGCAACTTAAATATAAATTTGACTTGaacgtttaaatccagaactgaatatttatttaaatcttaaatgtaaatcttaaatttatattctatatatatattttaaatttatatcctaaatatatatatgaaatttaTATCCGAAATATACATCCTAAATCTGAATTGTATATTAAATCCTAAATGTATACGTTGTATCTAAATACtatatttaaatcttaaatctggAAACTgttgaaactaaatatttagcgtaatatgcaaattcacatgactggagaccggaagtaacaaaataaaagctggagcagctcagactgtttatgttgcttgaaaatgaataaaacctactcaacggtggcagtcggcTCTGGGACATtatttattgtgataataacaatatctaggtaaaatacacatttagcCAAAACCATTTAAGGAGTATTTTGTGCTTTTAGTGTCACTTTTATGCACGAGCCCTGTAAAGTTACTAAGAATAGCCACGAGAGATCTCTGATGGACTGGACTGGAGAGCAAAGTTTCGTTTTCTAACTTCAACTGCAAAAATCCGGCGTTTCTCACTGAGAAACCTTTGTATTGCAGTCAGAATAGCTCTGCCGATAGTCTCGGGTAACTTTGATTCGCCTGACATATTTTCTTACAGCCCACCTTCGCCGACTGTGAGAAACGCAggattttttgcagtttttcacttatcgcagcgggttctagtccccattaaccgcgtaaAACGAGGGATTACTCACTGTATTTCACAATTGATGCAGGCCTGGGCCAATCACCCTGCGGCTGGCCACCTCTGGAGAGGGAGTCGAGTGTTATGGCTGAAAGCCCAGGGGCACACTACTGAAGATATATCCAAACGTAAAACATTTGACTTTCGGGGGGGCGGGGTTGATGACCGCACAATGCGTcagtaataaaattaacttacaagatagaTGCTCAGACAgcggcttagcccatgctcataCATATAGGCCTCCCAGCTGTGTGTGAGCGAGCGcacacgtttttctgtcttacctagtggag
It includes:
- the prkra gene encoding interferon-inducible double-stranded RNA-dependent protein kinase activator A homolog; this translates as MSQETYQAMITSTDSSPNKDSLPRASATAKTPIQILHEYGVKHGKIPAYVLEKAEGEAHQPSFVFSVTAGDVCGTGEGSSKKAAKHVAAEVALRMLQVDTTAMSFPVKPESNDAAPESNGTPNSVGTLQELSLQRGWRLPEYTMLLETGPPHRREFTVTCAMESLSETASGNSKKAAKKAAADKMVAKLQSLSGSSEITWTPKPRVRFENLQNSSAEKISLLRRNPLSIPNTDYIQLMTELAKEQNFDIAYLDIDELTANGQYQCLVELSTCPVTVCHGTGISRTNAHNAAAHSALQYIKIVASTK